A genomic segment from Spongiibacter sp. IMCC21906 encodes:
- a CDS encoding cytochrome P450 → MAEAETEHYTLAKDNTDLAHIPGSFGPPIIGHTIALVRDLHGTISKQQQQYGAVSRFGLAGFKGVLLLGPDLSQEVLRDPQRNFSAEMGYRRSLGRYYLGSLLLRDGEEHRFQRRMMQTAFKAEAMRGYAERMGAMMASAIDSWRYTPEMKGFPAIKDILLDSAAQIFVGVDPGEAAAKNMNRAFTDVANGMLGIILKELPGTRHAKAKKQERFLQSFFNHLIDERRQGSASDVFSYLCRERTEDGAFFAKADISVQMSFLLFAAHDTTTSALSHLLYYLGQDMETQQRLRDEVMALDKSLLEYSDLEKMPLAEVALKEALRLHPSVMMMQRRSIKACELGGYHIPENTLIFLAPQHTHRMADYWDAPDKFDLDRWLAPREEHKRHSFSFVGFGGGVHKCIGMHFALMQSKIFLHQFLRRYRFKLADNFSSKMQTVPLPKPVDNLPVVLVPIKAV, encoded by the coding sequence ATGGCGGAAGCCGAAACTGAGCATTACACACTGGCAAAAGACAATACCGACCTGGCTCATATTCCGGGTTCGTTTGGCCCGCCAATAATCGGCCACACTATTGCATTGGTGCGGGACCTTCACGGCACCATAAGCAAACAACAGCAGCAGTATGGCGCAGTGTCACGGTTTGGTCTGGCTGGTTTTAAAGGGGTTTTGTTGTTGGGCCCGGATTTGTCGCAGGAGGTTTTACGTGACCCCCAGCGTAATTTTTCGGCAGAGATGGGTTATCGGCGCTCTCTGGGGCGCTATTATTTGGGTTCATTGTTACTGCGCGATGGAGAGGAGCACCGGTTTCAGCGGCGTATGATGCAAACTGCCTTTAAGGCCGAGGCCATGCGGGGCTATGCTGAACGCATGGGGGCCATGATGGCCTCGGCAATTGATAGCTGGCGGTATACGCCAGAAATGAAGGGCTTTCCCGCGATTAAAGATATTCTGCTGGACAGTGCAGCACAGATTTTTGTGGGTGTGGACCCCGGTGAAGCCGCAGCAAAAAACATGAATCGCGCTTTTACCGATGTGGCCAATGGCATGCTTGGCATTATCCTCAAGGAGCTTCCTGGAACCCGCCATGCCAAGGCCAAAAAGCAGGAGCGGTTTCTGCAGTCGTTTTTTAATCATTTAATTGATGAGCGCCGTCAGGGAAGCGCGTCGGATGTTTTCAGTTACCTTTGTCGAGAGCGAACTGAAGACGGGGCCTTCTTTGCAAAGGCTGATATCAGTGTGCAGATGAGTTTTCTGCTCTTTGCCGCCCACGACACCACCACAAGCGCACTAAGCCACTTGCTGTATTACCTCGGTCAGGATATGGAAACTCAACAGCGGCTGAGGGATGAAGTGATGGCGCTGGATAAGTCGCTGCTGGAATACAGCGATTTAGAAAAAATGCCCCTCGCTGAAGTGGCGCTGAAAGAGGCATTACGGCTGCACCCCTCGGTGATGATGATGCAGCGTCGAAGCATTAAAGCCTGTGAACTGGGTGGTTATCACATTCCTGAAAATACCCTGATTTTTCTCGCCCCTCAGCATACCCACCGCATGGCGGATTATTGGGATGCCCCTGACAAATTTGATTTAGATCGCTGGTTGGCACCAAGAGAAGAACATAAACGTCACAGTTTTAGTTTTGTTGGCTTTGGCGGTGGTGTTCATAAATGTATAGGTATGCACTTTGCGCTGATGCAGAGCAAAATATTTCTGCACCAGTTTTTGCGGCGTTATCGATTTAAGCTGGCGGATAATTTCAGCAGCAAAATGCAAACGGTGCCGCTGCCCAAGCCGGTGGATAATCTGCCGGTGGTCTTGGTGCCGATCAAGGCGGTTTAG
- a CDS encoding NAD(P)-dependent alcohol dehydrogenase: MRVIEVKAPGGLSALSLSQRPEPTAGPGEVLVNWKASSLNFHDYAVVIGAIPAEDGRIPMSDGAGEIIAVGEGVSQWQVGDKVLSTFFPHWQEGAATAKRLADIAGDSVDGFAVDVSCLPAGALTAMPENYSFAEAATLPCAALTAWRALVVESKIKAGDSVLVEGTGGLSIFSLQIAKASGAYVYATTSSEDKMSKLKALGADEIINYKTDPEWGETVHRLSQGGVDHVIDAGGAATLHQSIAAAKVGGNINLIGILGGREVNLALPTIFFKQLKLNGIAVGSGQMQKDMVKAIEATGLKPVIDRSFAFEQLAEAFEYQASGAHFGKIVIEY; the protein is encoded by the coding sequence ATGCGTGTTATCGAAGTGAAAGCACCTGGCGGCCTTAGCGCCCTATCCCTAAGCCAACGCCCAGAACCCACCGCAGGCCCGGGAGAAGTGTTGGTCAATTGGAAAGCCAGCTCTTTGAACTTCCACGACTACGCGGTAGTCATCGGTGCCATCCCCGCTGAAGATGGCCGCATTCCCATGTCAGATGGTGCCGGCGAAATTATTGCGGTTGGTGAGGGCGTCAGCCAATGGCAAGTTGGCGACAAAGTGTTATCCACCTTTTTCCCACACTGGCAAGAAGGCGCAGCCACCGCCAAACGGCTCGCCGATATTGCTGGCGATAGCGTCGATGGCTTTGCGGTCGATGTCAGCTGTTTGCCCGCTGGGGCGCTCACAGCTATGCCCGAAAACTACAGCTTTGCCGAAGCCGCCACCCTGCCCTGTGCAGCATTAACCGCATGGCGTGCGTTGGTAGTAGAAAGCAAGATAAAAGCTGGCGACAGTGTGCTGGTTGAAGGGACCGGCGGTTTATCGATATTTTCTTTACAGATTGCCAAAGCCAGTGGTGCCTATGTGTATGCCACCACTTCGTCTGAAGACAAAATGTCGAAATTAAAAGCCTTGGGTGCCGATGAGATTATTAACTACAAAACCGACCCGGAGTGGGGCGAAACGGTTCATCGTCTCTCACAGGGCGGCGTTGACCACGTTATTGATGCCGGGGGCGCGGCCACCCTCCACCAATCGATTGCGGCAGCTAAAGTGGGAGGCAATATCAATTTAATCGGTATTCTCGGTGGTCGCGAAGTCAACCTCGCCCTGCCCACCATTTTTTTCAAGCAGTTGAAACTCAACGGTATTGCCGTGGGCAGCGGCCAAATGCAAAAAGATATGGTGAAAGCCATTGAAGCGACAGGGCTAAAGCCCGTTATCGACCGCAGTTTTGCATTTGAACAACTCGCCGAGGCCTTTGAATACCAAGCCAGCGGCGCGCACTTTGGTAAAATTGTGATCGAGTACTAA
- a CDS encoding class 1 fructose-bisphosphatase, with the protein MKYPSLADYLNQQNTAADLQSVLLGLADTSINISKALAKGALAGVLGAAGAENVQGEDQKKLDVIANDLIKNDLATLSAVRGLASEEETAVVACNLDGKFLVTFDPLDGSSNIDINSMVGTIFSVLSSDADGPVTESEFLQAGRHQKAAGYVLYGPSAMLVISTGNGVAMFTLDPDTGTYLLTDDQINIPKETAEFSVNMSNQRHWDPAMQRYISELMAGKEGPRGKNYNMRWVAAMVADVHRILCRGGLFTYPWDARKPEQAGKLRLMYEANPMGFLVEQAGGEIWTPEGKILDIQPDNIHQRVPVILGAAEEVNTCVSYHN; encoded by the coding sequence ATGAAGTATCCCAGCCTTGCCGATTACCTAAACCAGCAAAATACCGCTGCCGACCTTCAAAGCGTACTGCTCGGCCTAGCCGACACCAGCATTAATATCAGCAAAGCCCTTGCCAAGGGCGCTTTGGCCGGTGTACTGGGTGCCGCAGGTGCGGAAAATGTACAGGGTGAAGATCAAAAGAAGCTGGATGTTATTGCCAACGACTTAATTAAAAACGACCTGGCAACGCTCTCTGCGGTGCGCGGCTTGGCCTCTGAAGAAGAAACCGCCGTGGTAGCCTGTAACTTGGACGGTAAGTTTCTGGTTACCTTCGACCCCTTGGATGGCTCTTCTAATATCGACATCAACAGCATGGTCGGCACTATCTTTTCCGTGCTAAGCAGCGACGCTGATGGCCCGGTAACCGAGAGCGAGTTCTTACAAGCTGGGCGCCATCAAAAAGCGGCGGGATACGTGCTCTACGGCCCCTCTGCCATGTTGGTTATCAGCACCGGCAACGGCGTGGCCATGTTTACCCTCGACCCGGACACCGGCACTTACCTGCTCACCGATGATCAAATCAACATCCCCAAAGAAACCGCTGAGTTTTCGGTGAACATGTCCAACCAACGCCACTGGGACCCGGCCATGCAGCGCTACATCAGCGAGTTAATGGCGGGCAAAGAAGGCCCTCGGGGCAAGAATTACAATATGCGTTGGGTCGCGGCCATGGTGGCAGATGTACACCGCATTCTGTGTCGCGGCGGTTTATTCACCTACCCATGGGATGCCCGTAAACCCGAGCAGGCAGGCAAGCTCCGCTTGATGTATGAGGCCAACCCGATGGGCTTTTTAGTGGAACAAGCAGGCGGCGAGATTTGGACACCCGAAGGCAAAATTTTGGACATTCAGCCAGACAACATCCATCAGCGAGTGCCCGTTATTCTGGGGGCAGCTGAAGAAGTAAATACCTGCGTGTCATACCACAACTAA
- a CDS encoding YceI family protein — MTRFLAFGLTLLLGLSSQLHATEYTIDTKGAHAFIQFKIKHLGYSWLYGRFNDFEGSFNYDPEHPKDASVNVEIDVSSIDSNHAERDKHLRGDDFLNTDKYPTARFKSTSFTPTGEDTAELKGELTLHGVTKTITIDVTEVGGGKDPWGGYRQGFTGTTEFALKDFGIDYDLGPASRTVELILDVEGIAKSMM, encoded by the coding sequence ATGACACGCTTTTTAGCATTTGGATTAACCTTACTGCTCGGGCTCAGCAGTCAGTTACACGCAACTGAATATACTATCGACACCAAAGGCGCCCACGCCTTTATTCAATTTAAAATTAAACATCTTGGCTACAGCTGGCTATACGGTCGCTTTAATGATTTTGAAGGTAGCTTTAACTATGATCCTGAGCACCCCAAAGACGCATCAGTGAATGTAGAAATTGACGTCAGCAGCATCGACAGCAACCATGCCGAGCGCGACAAACACCTGCGCGGCGACGACTTTTTAAATACAGACAAATACCCCACCGCCCGTTTTAAAAGCACCAGTTTTACCCCTACCGGCGAGGACACCGCCGAACTCAAAGGCGAGCTCACACTCCATGGCGTAACCAAGACCATCACCATTGATGTGACCGAAGTAGGCGGCGGCAAAGACCCTTGGGGCGGTTATCGCCAAGGCTTTACCGGAACAACGGAGTTTGCGCTGAAAGACTTCGGCATCGATTATGATTTGGGACCGGCATCACGCACGGTTGAGCTAATCTTAGATGTTGAAGGCATTGCAAAATCTATGATGTAA
- a CDS encoding dienelactone hydrolase family protein, protein MRFLTGLALLATVFVSMAHAGVKEQTVTLPNNLGSGVVYQSDKKAQQGPAVVVVHEWWGLNDYARSRAKMLAEAGYTAIAVDMYGTGKIADHPKDATAFMNAALAEPEKMNARFDAAMAILAKQPGVNKDKLYAIGYCFGGGVVLNQARRGLDLAGVASFHGALATKTRATPGTVKAEILVATGGADPMVPAKQVAALTGEMASAGVKLTVLNFPDAKHSFTNPGSTAVGKKYDMPLAYNEAADKESWAALMQMLAK, encoded by the coding sequence ATGCGATTTTTGACAGGCTTGGCATTATTAGCAACGGTTTTTGTGTCTATGGCCCACGCCGGGGTGAAAGAACAAACCGTTACGTTGCCAAATAACTTAGGTTCTGGTGTGGTTTATCAAAGCGATAAGAAAGCCCAGCAAGGCCCTGCCGTCGTGGTGGTTCACGAATGGTGGGGCTTAAATGATTACGCCCGCAGCCGGGCTAAAATGCTGGCAGAGGCAGGTTATACCGCCATTGCGGTGGATATGTATGGCACCGGTAAAATCGCGGATCACCCCAAAGACGCCACTGCCTTTATGAATGCGGCGCTGGCCGAGCCCGAAAAAATGAACGCTCGTTTTGATGCCGCGATGGCTATTTTGGCGAAGCAGCCCGGTGTGAATAAAGACAAGCTCTATGCCATTGGTTACTGCTTTGGCGGTGGTGTGGTATTGAATCAGGCTCGCCGGGGATTGGATTTGGCAGGGGTGGCCAGTTTTCATGGTGCCTTGGCAACCAAGACTCGCGCGACGCCGGGTACGGTAAAAGCCGAAATACTGGTGGCCACTGGTGGTGCTGATCCTATGGTGCCAGCCAAGCAAGTGGCGGCGCTCACCGGTGAAATGGCCTCGGCGGGGGTCAAGTTGACGGTATTAAACTTCCCTGACGCTAAGCATAGTTTTACCAACCCGGGGTCGACCGCAGTGGGTAAGAAATACGATATGCCGCTGGCTTACAATGAGGCTGCCGATAAAGAAAGTTGGGCTGCCCTGATGCAGATGCTGGCAAAATAA
- a CDS encoding SET domain-containing protein, protein MAKAYRVAKSPVHGKGLFATKKIAGGELLGYCKTRKTKEAGLHTLTLEDGRLFDVTCSLKYINHSKKPNVSYYDDFSVVALRNIKPGDELLHDYGDEWE, encoded by the coding sequence ATGGCTAAGGCCTACCGAGTCGCAAAAAGTCCTGTGCACGGCAAAGGCCTTTTTGCGACAAAGAAAATTGCTGGTGGTGAGTTGTTGGGTTATTGCAAAACCCGGAAGACAAAGGAAGCGGGTCTGCATACTCTGACCTTGGAAGACGGCCGTTTATTTGATGTGACCTGCTCGCTCAAATATATCAATCACTCTAAAAAACCGAATGTCAGCTACTACGACGATTTCTCGGTAGTGGCACTGCGCAACATCAAGCCGGGTGACGAGTTGCTTCACGACTATGGCGATGAATGGGAATAG
- a CDS encoding Nramp family divalent metal transporter gives MRKLLALRQIGPGIVIAATGLGAGDMVTAAASGAEFGSLLLWAVIAGAIIKLALNEGLARWQLSAGSSLLSGWNRFLPRWVAGYFFIYLIIWSFLVAAALMAACGLAAHALIPSISVTLWAAIQSIIAALLIAFGRYQLLENLMKWLIGLMFITVMVAVFAMDLNGLAIAQNLIPSLIPDKALNMLLAVLGGVGGSVTLLCYGYWMREKGWQGTGQLSLARWDLTVAYSLTALFAMGIMLLAAKASPSQTGGLAILLGIADALGKILGENFRLLFLVGFWAAVFSSMLGVWQGVPYLFADTLKQWQSRGRDSSPVEVNSKAYRNFLVFLALPPLTLLLFGKPVWLVLLYSVTGAFFMPFLALALLYLNNRKLAKPDRNGLLSNSLLLVALLLFVAVGAVKLL, from the coding sequence TTGAGAAAATTACTGGCTTTACGCCAAATTGGCCCGGGTATTGTCATTGCCGCAACCGGCTTGGGCGCTGGCGATATGGTTACCGCTGCGGCATCGGGTGCCGAGTTTGGCAGCTTGCTGCTCTGGGCAGTGATCGCGGGCGCCATTATCAAACTCGCGTTAAACGAGGGCTTGGCGCGCTGGCAGCTCAGTGCTGGCAGCAGCCTGCTCAGTGGCTGGAATCGGTTTTTACCCCGCTGGGTGGCGGGTTATTTTTTCATTTATTTGATCATCTGGAGCTTTCTGGTTGCCGCCGCACTCATGGCCGCCTGCGGGCTGGCGGCACACGCACTCATCCCCAGTATATCCGTCACCCTCTGGGCAGCCATTCAATCTATTATCGCTGCACTGTTAATTGCATTCGGTCGTTACCAGCTCCTGGAAAACCTGATGAAATGGCTGATCGGCCTGATGTTTATCACCGTGATGGTCGCGGTATTCGCCATGGACTTAAACGGCCTGGCGATTGCGCAAAACTTAATACCCAGCCTTATTCCCGACAAGGCATTAAACATGTTACTGGCTGTGCTCGGGGGCGTCGGCGGCAGCGTGACCTTATTGTGCTACGGCTATTGGATGCGGGAAAAAGGCTGGCAAGGTACGGGGCAACTCAGCCTCGCCAGATGGGACCTGACTGTTGCCTATAGCCTTACGGCACTGTTTGCGATGGGCATTATGTTGCTGGCAGCTAAAGCTTCCCCCAGCCAGACAGGCGGCCTGGCCATTCTGCTCGGCATTGCCGATGCCCTCGGAAAAATCTTGGGAGAAAACTTTCGACTGCTCTTTCTCGTCGGCTTTTGGGCAGCGGTATTCAGTTCCATGCTTGGCGTGTGGCAGGGCGTGCCTTATCTTTTTGCCGACACCCTAAAGCAGTGGCAAAGCCGAGGCCGTGACAGCAGCCCGGTGGAGGTCAACAGCAAGGCCTACCGCAATTTTTTGGTGTTTTTGGCACTGCCTCCATTAACGTTGCTGCTATTTGGCAAACCGGTTTGGTTGGTATTGCTGTATTCAGTCACCGGGGCGTTTTTTATGCCCTTTTTAGCCTTGGCGCTGTTGTACCTCAATAACCGCAAGCTTGCCAAACCGGATCGCAATGGCCTGCTCAGCAATAGCTTACTGCTCGTCGCATTGCTGTTGTTTGTGGCGGTGGGAGCGGTAAAACTGCTTTAG
- a CDS encoding 23S rRNA (adenine(2030)-N(6))-methyltransferase RlmJ yields the protein MLSYRHGFHAGNHADVLKHLVQVLSLDHMLSKETGISYIDTHAGAGYYAFDDAFAAKNREFDTGITRLQAQTALPASLQRYLDVVELCRRNQPLGYPGSPAIALAMLRPQDRAQLFELHPADYKALQQRFYRRANIQQADGFTGIKALLPPPSRRAMLLMDPPFEVKTDYQTAVASLKTCLKRFSSGVYALWYPLLAREESQSLAEKLKGLAADNWLHCSLEVTNSDNPESGMYGSAMFVINPPWRLAEQLNEALPLLAQILGDNDQGTWELEYQGR from the coding sequence ATGCTCAGCTACCGACACGGTTTTCACGCTGGCAATCATGCCGACGTGCTTAAACATTTGGTTCAGGTATTAAGCTTGGACCATATGCTTAGCAAAGAGACGGGAATCAGCTACATCGATACCCATGCGGGAGCAGGTTACTACGCCTTCGACGATGCCTTTGCCGCAAAAAACCGAGAATTCGACACCGGCATTACACGCCTGCAAGCGCAAACTGCTCTCCCGGCCAGCCTGCAACGCTACCTGGACGTCGTTGAACTGTGTCGCCGTAATCAACCCCTGGGCTACCCCGGCTCCCCCGCGATTGCGCTAGCAATGCTGCGCCCCCAGGACCGGGCTCAACTGTTTGAGTTGCACCCCGCCGACTACAAAGCCCTGCAACAACGCTTTTATCGACGAGCCAACATTCAACAGGCCGATGGTTTTACCGGTATCAAGGCCCTGCTGCCGCCGCCCAGCCGCCGGGCCATGTTGTTGATGGATCCCCCCTTTGAGGTCAAAACCGATTATCAAACCGCCGTTGCCAGTTTGAAAACATGCCTGAAGCGCTTCAGCAGCGGCGTTTACGCGCTGTGGTATCCGCTACTAGCACGGGAAGAATCCCAATCACTGGCCGAAAAATTGAAAGGCCTGGCGGCCGACAACTGGCTCCACTGCAGCCTTGAAGTGACAAATTCCGATAATCCGGAATCGGGAATGTATGGCAGCGCCATGTTTGTCATTAATCCACCTTGGAGGCTAGCCGAGCAATTAAACGAAGCGCTGCCCTTGCTTGCCCAAATACTGGGCGACAACGACCAAGGTACATGGGAGCTAGAGTACCAAGGACGCTAA
- a CDS encoding ribonuclease Z, whose product MRLTFLGTSAGSPTAHRNVTALALANEDSRDWYLVDCGEGTQHQLLQSRYSSVRLRAIFITHVHGDHCYGLPGLIASANMHGRKAPLTVCAPDGVEQFVRSVFEHTDIRELRFPLEFIRSDQPDFCWQDGQFQVSALALSHRVPCFAYQFSELPHYKLNEDALQQHAVPQGPLWHQLQQGNDVTLDDGRQVLADEVRSPAWQPRRVIIGGDNDQPALLNDALREADLLVHEATFTEDVLAKVGPQYMHSTAAMVAKAAEEASLQHLILTHFSQRYQKTVRHPEHQRSIDDLRTEAQTVYAGNLLMAEDFFCVQLERDRQLTPL is encoded by the coding sequence ATGCGACTCACTTTTCTTGGTACCAGCGCTGGGAGCCCTACCGCTCATCGAAATGTCACCGCATTGGCCTTGGCCAATGAAGACAGCCGTGACTGGTATTTGGTAGATTGCGGCGAAGGCACCCAACACCAGCTGCTGCAAAGCCGATATTCCTCGGTCAGATTACGGGCCATTTTTATCACCCATGTTCACGGCGACCACTGCTACGGCCTGCCGGGACTGATTGCCAGTGCCAATATGCATGGCCGCAAGGCACCTCTTACGGTTTGCGCTCCCGACGGGGTGGAGCAATTTGTTCGCAGCGTATTTGAGCATACCGATATTCGGGAGCTGCGCTTTCCCTTGGAATTTATTCGCAGTGATCAACCTGACTTTTGTTGGCAAGATGGTCAATTTCAGGTTTCAGCGCTGGCCTTGTCACATCGCGTCCCCTGTTTTGCCTACCAGTTTAGTGAGTTACCCCACTACAAACTAAACGAAGACGCCTTGCAGCAACACGCCGTGCCACAGGGCCCGCTGTGGCATCAGCTACAGCAAGGCAACGATGTCACACTAGACGATGGTCGGCAGGTATTGGCAGACGAGGTACGCAGCCCCGCGTGGCAACCTCGCCGGGTGATTATTGGCGGCGACAACGATCAACCCGCTCTGTTAAACGACGCCTTGCGCGAAGCGGACCTGTTGGTGCACGAGGCAACCTTCACCGAAGATGTGCTCGCCAAGGTCGGACCGCAATATATGCACAGCACCGCAGCAATGGTGGCTAAAGCGGCGGAAGAAGCCAGCTTGCAGCATTTAATCCTCACCCACTTTAGCCAGCGCTACCAAAAAACTGTACGTCATCCTGAACATCAACGCAGTATTGATGACTTAAGAACAGAAGCCCAAACAGTCTATGCGGGCAATTTGCTGATGGCAGAAGATTTTTTCTGCGTGCAGCTAGAGCGGGATCGTCAACTGACTCCGCTATAA
- a CDS encoding AarF/ABC1/UbiB kinase family protein, protein MADDKSLHRLNTGAFSRRFQLSKAGLRYGSRALRHSLMDRFSDDEEASATRRRENIEYFVAELGQLKGSVVKIGQIMATYGDYLLPPEVVEALHSLEDDTPPMSWQAIQKVLAKELGEERLADLEIEEQALAAASLGQVHKATLRSTGEKLCIKVQYPGVENTIDADFNAVLRLLKISRLLQSTRSAEEWFSDIRTLLYKEVDYDQERRDMDFVRESLVDDSRFVVPMSFPEYSTRRVLTMSYESGHAVGSADVAALSQPRKNRLGKAILDEFLTELFSWRRMQTDPNFGNFRVRIDQDGEIDQLILLDFGAMRLLPEEFAAEFCDMMLAAYHCDREMFLERSISLGFMKAHFPDKVLQNFVDIGMDIGEPLRKPDDRVPSQAVNELGEYDWRGSKLPKRIAKRALEASMSKYFALPPKEFLYVMRKLMGVYALISQLDAQFNGDESMAPFL, encoded by the coding sequence ATGGCCGACGACAAGAGTTTGCATCGTTTGAATACTGGCGCTTTTTCGCGCCGCTTTCAGCTCTCCAAGGCGGGATTGCGTTATGGCAGTCGCGCACTGCGTCATTCTTTAATGGACCGTTTCAGCGACGATGAAGAGGCGTCTGCCACGCGGCGCCGAGAGAATATTGAATACTTTGTTGCCGAACTGGGGCAGCTCAAGGGCAGTGTCGTTAAAATTGGCCAAATCATGGCGACCTATGGTGATTATCTGTTGCCGCCGGAGGTGGTGGAGGCGCTGCATTCCTTAGAAGACGACACGCCGCCCATGTCTTGGCAAGCCATTCAAAAGGTGTTGGCCAAGGAGTTGGGAGAAGAGCGGCTGGCCGATTTGGAGATTGAAGAACAAGCCTTGGCCGCTGCGTCCTTGGGGCAGGTGCATAAAGCAACGCTGCGCAGTACTGGCGAAAAACTGTGTATTAAAGTGCAGTACCCCGGCGTCGAAAACACCATTGATGCGGACTTTAATGCGGTGCTGCGCTTGCTGAAAATTTCCCGCTTGCTGCAATCTACTCGTAGCGCCGAGGAATGGTTTAGTGATATTCGCACTTTGCTTTACAAAGAGGTGGATTATGACCAAGAGCGCCGGGATATGGACTTTGTCAGAGAGTCCTTAGTGGATGACAGCAGGTTTGTGGTGCCGATGAGCTTCCCCGAATACAGCACCCGGCGGGTATTAACGATGAGCTATGAGTCTGGTCATGCGGTAGGTTCGGCAGACGTCGCCGCCCTGTCGCAGCCCAGGAAAAATCGGCTGGGTAAAGCCATACTGGATGAGTTTTTAACCGAGCTGTTTAGCTGGCGACGGATGCAGACGGACCCCAACTTTGGCAACTTTCGGGTGCGAATTGACCAAGACGGCGAGATTGATCAGCTGATCTTGTTAGATTTTGGTGCTATGCGCTTATTGCCCGAGGAGTTTGCCGCAGAATTCTGCGACATGATGCTGGCGGCTTATCACTGTGACCGGGAGATGTTTTTGGAGCGGTCGATCAGTTTAGGATTTATGAAGGCACACTTCCCTGACAAGGTGTTGCAGAACTTTGTCGATATCGGCATGGACATTGGCGAGCCACTTCGCAAACCGGATGATCGTGTTCCTAGTCAGGCGGTCAATGAACTGGGTGAGTATGATTGGCGTGGCAGTAAACTGCCAAAACGGATTGCCAAGCGCGCGCTGGAAGCCTCGATGAGCAAATACTTTGCGCTGCCGCCAAAAGAGTTTCTGTACGTGATGAGAAAGTTGATGGGCGTATATGCCTTGATCTCTCAGTTGGATGCTCAATTTAATGGCGATGAATCCATGGCCCCCTTTTTATAG